Genomic DNA from Thermoplasmata archaeon:
TTCGGTTGGTGGTTCTACACTGGATTACCTTTATGGAGTGCATCGCACGCTCTCATTTTCACCAGAACTCTACCCCTCTTTCTACGACGCAATCTCCGATGGCTTCCACCCACCAGCTAACAAAATTTATCCTGCCTGCTATGACCAGATTGAGGCTGTGGTTTATCTGGTGGATTCTGTAAAAAATCCATACTACATTTTAAACAACATGGACGATGTTGGAGTGATGAAGATAGAGCCATTCACAAACACCTCTACCTATGAACCAGGTGCTTACAACATCACTGGCTATGTGGAGAACTATGGAAGCCAGAGCCAGAGTAACATCGGTGTAAAAATTACGATTGCGAAAAATGTGAGCGGAAGTGAGACAGTGGTCTATACGGATACTAAGACAATTACAGAGACCCTTATCCAGAACCAGACACATAAATTGAGCTGGAGCTACACATTTACGGAGCAGGGAAATTACACAATCTCGGTTGAGACCCTGAAAGCAGATAACTACAGTGCCAACAACAAAAAGAAAATGGAGATTACGATTAAGTCAAGTGATACAACACCACCTGCGATTGTTCACACTCCCGTTAGTGTTGCAGAACCAGATGCTTTAATTTACATAAATGCGACGATTACCGATGATTTTAGCGGTGTCAAAAATGCGACTGTTTTCTATTCCTATGACAACATCACATTTACTCCCGTACAGATGACTGCCAATGGCTCTGTGTACTCTGCCGTGGTACCAGCACCATCATCAGGGTTTGTTTACTATTACATCGCTGCCTATGATAATGTGTTTAATCTTGGAAAACTGCCCTCAAACGCCCCTGCAAATGTGTTTGTGATAACCGTTAGCCCAGCAAACGAAATTCAGGTTTCGCTTGTGCTTTATGGTCTCCTCATTTGCTTAGCAGCCATTGGAATGCACAGAAACGGAAAAGAGAAACCATCTCGCACTGGGGGAGGTTAGATAACTCCTAGTTCAGCAAAATCCAAAAATGTTATATCTTGCTGTTGCATACCCAGTTCAGATGAACACTGAGATTGAGGAATTGATTATTGAGGTTCTAGAGAATTATGGCTATCATGTGATAAATGTGGCTGAAAAGATTATCCGTGCAGAGCGAAGGAGTGATGAAATTATTGTGACTTATGCACTACCTGATGAAGTGCTGGAGGAGGCGGTCTGGGAGAGGATAACTAGAATCAGAAAAATCGTGGCCAGCACAAAACTTTTCATAAATCTCACACAGTGCCAGGATGTGCCTGAAGAGGTTCTAAGGACATTGAGGGAACAGAGCATTGTCCTTGTGTCAAGGGAAAACTTTGAGAGAGAAATTGGCAGGGTGAAGCTCTCAAAAATTCTTACGAATTATGAAGTAGTTGAGTCATCGGTTGACACTAGTGTTGATTTTTCTCCTGAGGAAAGGTTTTTTGTGCTGAAGGTTGATAGAAATGGAATTGAAAAAGAGGGTGAAAAGGTTTCTGGTTTTAATTATGAACTCAGGTATGTGCCCCATCACCTCTTCACCTACTCATGCGAGATAAAAAGGAATGGAATGGGGACGAAGATAGAAGGGCTTCTTGCGGTGGATGCATTGAACGGACAGATAAAGAAGTGGAGAAAGGTGCCTGGAATTGCGAGCATGCCTGAGTATCCAGGTTCTTTGAAGGCAGTGGTGTTGAGTGCTGAGGAAGCCAAAACACTCTCAATTGAATGGATTTTGCACAACGAATCAAGGGAGATAAGTCCAGTGGAGATGAAAATTGATAACATCATAGTGATTGAAAAGAGGATGGAGCGTCCTGACCCAGAGACGATAGTGCTGAAATATCTTGGAATCTTTCATCTTCCAATATGGTATGTGGAAGGAAGTGCTGGCGTTATGGTTGTGAATGCTGCCGAAGGCACAGTTATAGATATGGAATTTTTTGGATTGGGAAACCAAAATAGATAAATAAAGGAAGAGCGATAAGCCCATTAGAGTGTTTCGGATGAAAATTCCACCCAACTGTGAGTTTGTAGGAAGAGAGAAATACATAGAATACCTCAAACAGAAGTTTGCAGGTGTGGAAAAGAATAGAAGCAAAATGATAGTGGTAATTGGAGACACAGGTGTAGGCAAAACGCGGATTGTAGAGGAATTCTTAAAGAAGGAGGCTAGAGATGCTTTTATCTTGAGAACTGCATGTGTTGCTGGGCTTGCTCTTCCATATTCTTCGTTGAGAAAAGCACTGGAGGGGCAGGGACTTGAGGACTTGCTCAAAATCGTGCAGAACCCAAGAATTGAGGCAATATTTGCTGTAACAAAATCTGGGCTTATGGTTTCAAAATTAGAACGAGAAGAAACAATTGATTCAGATATTTTGGTAGGGATGCTTAACGCAGTTAGTGCGTTTGTGAGAGAATCTCTTTCCTACATCCGCAAATCTGCAGAAATCCGAGAGGATGTGCAGAGCATGCGTTACGGCGCCTTCAACCTTCTCAGTGTCCCAGGAGAACACCTGAATTTAGTTGCCGTGCTCACGGGCAAGGAAAACGAAAACTTGATCTTCGAGATGGACGAAATTCTTAAAAAAATTGAGGGAGAAAATAGGAGCTTGCTCATGAACTGGGATGGCAACATGACCAAAGCTGCGGGACTCACTAAGTATTTTTCAGTGCTCTTGACAGATGGAAGGTACTCAGGAGCTCCGATTGAAACTAACTTTCAAAGGTTGAACCTCTACGAAAATGTTCTTTATGGAATTAAGAGAAAGGCAGGCGGAAAAAAAGTGCTAATTTTTGTCGATGACTTGCAGTGGGTAGATGTTGAAACTCTGGAGTTTCTTAAATTTCTGTTGAGGAGTGCTGGAGAGCTGCCTATTTTCGTGCTTAGTACCTATAATGAGAATGCAAGTAATGTACAAGTTGAGAAGAGAATGCTTGAGCCGCTGGCAAAGGAGGAAAATCTGGAATATTTGAAAATAGAAGGTTTGAATCAAAATGAATTTTCTACATTCTTGGCCAAGGTGCTAGGATATGAACTAGACGATGAAGTTGTTTCTCAACTATTTACACAGACACGTGGTAACCCATTGTTTACGATAGAATTGCTTAAGGAAGTGAAAGATGAGAAGAAAATCGAGGCTGAAATCGCACGTTGGAAGTACGAAAAAAATCTCCCAAAGAGAATTTATGAAATTCTCGAGGAAAGGGTGCAGCGACTACCCCGAGAGGATATAGAGATACTCCAGTGTGGCGCGATAGAGGGCTACGAGTTTTCTCCGGACACGGTATCAAGATTGTTGGAACTCTCAAAACTAAGCGTTCTTAGGAGGTTGAGTGCACTTGAGTCCAGCGGTTTCGTCAGTAAGGTGGATGAAAATCATTATAGGTTTGCTCATCCGATGTTGAGGGACACTCTCTATTCAATCCTTGATGAAGGGCTTAAGAAAGCGTATCATGAGTGCTTGGCTGAAATTTATGAAGCAGAGTATCTCGCAGGGAAACATGAGGCAATTCTGCGAATGGTTGAGCACTATCTATCTGCAGGCATAGCTTCAAAAGTGGAGGAATTTGCAGCAGTTGCTGGTAGGTATGCACTTGCAAATTTCGCGAATGAGAAGGCAGTGGAAGTTCTCAAGCGAGGGCTGGAAATAGCTAGTAGACCCGAAAAGAGAATGGAAATTCTCAGATTACTAATTGAAGCTCTTGAGAGCGATGCAAGATTCGGGGAAGAGATTGCGTTCATTGATAAGATGCTCGAGACC
This window encodes:
- a CDS encoding M14 family metallopeptidase, giving the protein MLLVSVGFISTTRAVGESERVSAPMLWENYHSYNSTNSLTQELFNLSAQHPDIMKVISIGKSWEGRDIWAVKISKDVNIEDPDKPEIIFDSNHHAREWLTIELGMFIIHKFVDEYGTNSTISELVNTTQIWVIPTMNPDGRVYDGNPSDGIDPASNNMWRKNKRDNNGNGQFDENYDGVDINRNYPFAWGSGSSSNPSADDYRGPYPASEPEVQAYMNFVKQHHFIVGVSYHTYGQYILYPWGYTSANTPDEQYFNATAYKLKSLFRNTAGSTRSWIIGQPPDVLYSVGGSTLDYLYGVHRTLSFSPELYPSFYDAISDGFHPPANKIYPACYDQIEAVVYLVDSVKNPYYILNNMDDVGVMKIEPFTNTSTYEPGAYNITGYVENYGSQSQSNIGVKITIAKNVSGSETVVYTDTKTITETLIQNQTHKLSWSYTFTEQGNYTISVETLKADNYSANNKKKMEITIKSSDTTPPAIVHTPVSVAEPDALIYINATITDDFSGVKNATVFYSYDNITFTPVQMTANGSVYSAVVPAPSSGFVYYYIAAYDNVFNLGKLPSNAPANVFVITVSPANEIQVSLVLYGLLICLAAIGMHRNGKEKPSRTGGG
- a CDS encoding tetratricopeptide repeat protein produces the protein MKIPPNCEFVGREKYIEYLKQKFAGVEKNRSKMIVVIGDTGVGKTRIVEEFLKKEARDAFILRTACVAGLALPYSSLRKALEGQGLEDLLKIVQNPRIEAIFAVTKSGLMVSKLEREETIDSDILVGMLNAVSAFVRESLSYIRKSAEIREDVQSMRYGAFNLLSVPGEHLNLVAVLTGKENENLIFEMDEILKKIEGENRSLLMNWDGNMTKAAGLTKYFSVLLTDGRYSGAPIETNFQRLNLYENVLYGIKRKAGGKKVLIFVDDLQWVDVETLEFLKFLLRSAGELPIFVLSTYNENASNVQVEKRMLEPLAKEENLEYLKIEGLNQNEFSTFLAKVLGYELDDEVVSQLFTQTRGNPLFTIELLKEVKDEKKIEAEIARWKYEKNLPKRIYEILEERVQRLPREDIEILQCGAIEGYEFSPDTVSRLLELSKLSVLRRLSALESSGFVSKVDENHYRFAHPMLRDTLYSILDEGLKKAYHECLAEIYEAEYLAGKHEAILRMVEHYLSAGIASKVEEFAAVAGRYALANFANEKAVEVLKRGLEIASRPEKRMEILRLLIEALESDARFGEEIAFIDKMLETIKDSENSREIAFAWKKRAEAHIAIGEYTTALKDVEHALSLKPEKALTGRLVCIQGLVHERMAEHAEAIKYYEEAVRILENTDSYGDIAYVHMRLGTANHSLGRIVEGENNLKKALEIYTKIEDLRGISATSNNLGEFYRSLGEREQAREHYLKALEIDRRIGDRRGLSVVYSSLGDIALDYEEYPEAIRNYNESLKLCRRIDNKYGIAWNICGIAEALVKTGQFQGVMGNLTTAFEIANRINARDVVGWAYRVHAEYEEATGNLDEAKLLYAKSVRIFEVAGMEIEKGKTLCEYGRMLVESGTESERGIELLMSARRIFKEKNAKNYLAKCKRVLDKVGI